One Aegilops tauschii subsp. strangulata cultivar AL8/78 chromosome 7, Aet v6.0, whole genome shotgun sequence genomic window carries:
- the LOC109783318 gene encoding aldehyde dehydrogenase family 2 member C4: MASERNGDGGKERAGENGNGGGVSLELPEIRYTKLFINGAFVDAVSGKTFETRDPRTGDVIASIAEGDKEDVDLAVKAAREAFDHGKWPRMPGSERGRIMMKYADLVEQHAEELTLLESLDAGKPRTVTRVVDIGTSATSLRYFAGAADKIHGETLKMSTQFQGHTLREPMGVAGLIIPWNFPAIMFFCKVAPALAAGCTMVVKPAEQTPLSALYFAHFAKQAGVPDGVINVITGFGPTAGAAIASHMDVDMVSFTGSTAVGRLIMEASARSNLKPVSLELGGKSPLIIFEDADVDLAVDLSISANFFNKGEACLAASRVYLQEGIYDRFVKKLADRMESWVVGDPFDPRVNQGPQVNKEQYEKVLSYIDHGKREGANVLTGGKPCGQRGYYIEPTVFTEVKDDMIIAKEEIFGPVMCLMKFRTVEEVIAKANDTRYGLAAGVVTKDIDVANRMTRSIRAGVVWVNCYFAMDADCPFGGRKMSGFGKDASMHALDKFLAVKAVVTPVYDSPWL, encoded by the exons ATGGCGAGCGAGCGCAATGGCGACGGGGGCAAGGAGCGCGCCGGGGAGaacggcaacggcggcggcgtgTCCTTGGAGCTGCCGGAGATCAGGTACACAAAGCTCTTCATCAACGGGGCCTTCGTCGACGCCGTCTCCG GTAAGACATTCGAGACCAGGGATCCGCGGACCGGGGATGTGATCGCCAGCATCGCCGAAGGCGACAAGGAGGATGTGGACCTGGCTGTCAAAGCGGCAAGAGAAGCCTTCGATCATGGCAAATGGCCTCGCATGCCCGGATCC GAAAGAGGAAGGATCATGATGAAGTACGCGGACCTGGTGGAGCAGCACGCGGAGGAGCTGACCCTGCTGGAGAGCCTGGACGCCGGCAAGCCGCGCACGGTGACCAGGGTGGTCGACATCGGGACCTCCGCCACGTCCCTGCGCTACTTCGCCGGAGCGGCCGACAAGATCCACGGCGAGACGCTCAAGATGTCGACGCAGTTCCAGGGGCACACCTTGCGCGAGCCCATGGGCGTCGCCGGGCTCATCATCCCCTGGAACTTCCCCGCCATCATGTTCTTCTGCAAGGTCGCCCCCGCGCTTGCCGCCGGCTGCACCATGGTCGTCAAGCCTGCCGAGCAGACCCCGCTCAGCGCGCTCTACTTTGCTCACTTTGCCAAGCAG GCAGGAGTCCCAGACGGGGTGATCAATGTGATCACCGGCTTCGGCCCAACAGCGGGAGCAGCGATCGCGTCTCACATGGACGTAGACATG GTCAGTTTCACGGGATCAACAGCAGTTGGGCGGCTCATAATGGAGGCGTCGGCCAGGAGCAACCTGAAGCCGGTGTCCCTGGAGCTGGGCGGCAAATCTCCGCTCATCATCTTCGAGGACGCGGACGTGGACCTGGCCGTGGATCTCTCCATCAGCGCCAACTTCTTCAACAAG GGAGAAGCTTGCCTCGCGGCGAGCCGTGTCTACCTGCAAGAGGGTATCTACGATCGATTCGTGAAGAAGTTGGCAGATCGCATGGAGAGTTGGGTTGTCGGGGACCCTTTCGATCCTCGCGTCAATCAAGGGCCTCAG GTGAACAAGGAACAATATGAGAAGGTGCTGAGCTACATCGACCATGGCAAGCGAGAAGGGGCCAACGTGCTGACAGGAGGAAAGCCCTGTGGACAGAGAGGTTACTACATCGAGCCCACGGTTTTCACCGAAGTTAAG GATGACATGATCATAGCAAAGGAGGAGATCTTCGGACCCGTCATGTGCCTGATGAAGTTCAG GACGGTGGAGGAGGTAATCGCCAAGGCCAACGACACGAGGTACGGGCTAGCGGCGGGCGTGGTGACCAAGGACATCGACGTGGCGAACAGGATGACGCGGTCGATCCGCGCGGGGGTGGTGTGGGTCAACTGCTACTTCGCCATGGACGCCGACTGCCCGTTCGGGGGCCGCAAGATGAGCGGGTTCGGCAAGGACGCCAGCATGCACGCGCTCGACAAGTTCCTCGCCGTCAAGGCCGTGGTCACCCCCGTCTACGATTCGCCCTGGCTCTAG